One stretch of Prunus persica cultivar Lovell chromosome G1, Prunus_persica_NCBIv2, whole genome shotgun sequence DNA includes these proteins:
- the LOC109946620 gene encoding uncharacterized protein LOC109946620 — translation MTIPKTVKDIQSLTGRVAALTRFISKATDRCAPFFKALKGTKRNITWIAECDTAFSELKEYMGQALLLSTPEHGDILVIYLSVSVSAVSSVLIRSKDNAEHPVHYVSKALQDAQVRYPDIEKLAFARVVSAKCLRPYFQAHTIHVLTNQPLRQVLQKPETSGRLVKWAIELGEFDIHYKPRPAIRGQGCGPGLVLVSPDKVALEYALRFKFQASNNEAKYEALLAGLQLAKEMDAKQIQIFSDSQLVVHQVNQDFTAKDASMTAYLQHARHLLATFHAHSINQVPLSENSHADALARLASALEQGIGRHIHIEFLDQLSTQALLICTIDHSTTWIDPILQFLQNQTLPANSAEARRVRHRSARYLIINGSLYKRGFSLPYLRCLTPDEGHYVLPEIREGICGNHSGARSLAHKAIRQGYFWPPLHTDAQAFTQKCDKCQRFANIPQLPAEPLTAMISPWPFAQWGLDLIGPMPEGKGQVKYAVVAVDYFTKWAEAEALATITAARIETFVWQSIGCWPELLPEVLWSYHTTFHTSTGETPFSLSFGTEAVAPVEIGQPIYRTSTYDAKANDEQLALNLDFIDELCDQSSIRNDAYKQRIAKYYDSRVKPRAFKIGDWVMRKVSLATKNPTEGTLGPTWEGPYEIIKIYRPGTYQLRDPRGKMLPHPWNADNLKYYYK, via the exons ATGACAATACCTAAGACAGTCAAGGATATCCAAAGCCTTACAGGGCGTGTCGCAGCCCTGACTAGATTTATCTCCAAAGCCACTGACCGCTGCGCCCCATTCTTCAAGGCCCTTAAAGGCACCAAGCGAAACATCACCTGGATTGCTGAATGCGACACGGCTTTCAGTGAGCTCAAGGAGTATATGGGCCAGGCCCTTTTATTGTCAACCCCTGAGCACGGAGACATCCTCGTGATTTATCTCTCCGTCTCAGTTTCGGCAGTTAGCTCTGTGCTCATCCGATCAAAGGATAACGCGGAACACCCAGTGCATTATGTTAGTAAGGCGTTGCAAGATGCCCAAGTTCGGTACCCAGACATCGAAAAATTGGCGTTCGCCCGGGTCGTCTCAGCTAAATGCCTCCGACCATATTTCCAAGCTCACACCATCCATGTCTTAACCAACCAACCGCTTCGACAAGTGTTGCAGAAACCAGAAACTTCTGGGAGGCTGGTTAAGTGGGCCATTGAACTGGGCGAGTTTGATATTCATTACAAACCCCGCCCGGCTATAAGGGGGCAG GGGTGTGGGCCCGGCCTCGTTCTCGTCTCCCCAGACAAGGTTGCCCTCGAGTACGCCCTCcgcttcaaattccaagcctCCAACAATGAGGCTAAATATGAAGCACTCTTAGCTGGTCTTCAACTAGCCAAAGAGATGGACGCCAAACAAATTCAGATATTCAGCGACTCACAGCTCGTTGTCCACCAGGTCAACCAGGACTTCACGGCCAAGGATGCGTCTATGACGGCTTACCTCCAGCACGCTCGGCACTTGCTGGCAACCTTCCACGCCCACTCTATAAACCAAGTGCCACTCTCTGAGAATAGCCACGCCGATGCATTAGCCAGGTTGGCATCAGCCTTGGAGCAGGGAATAGGTCGCCACATCCACATCGAGTTTTTGGACCAGCTCAGCACACAAGCCCTACTCATTTGCACCATTGATCACAGCACTACATGGATTGACCCCATCCTCCAGTTTTTGCAGAACCAAACACTACCAGCTAATTCGGCCGAGGCACGACGCGTTCGCCATCGCTCTGCCCGATACCTGATCATTAACGGCTCCTTATACAAGCGGGGTTTCAGCCTTCCTTACCTCCGATGCCTGACTCCAGATGAGGGTCACTATGTCCTCCCCGAAATCCGTGAAGGCATCTGCGGCAACCACTCGGGCGCACGCTCGTTGGCTCATAAGGCAATTCGCCAAGGATACTTCTGGCCTCCACTCCACACTGACGCCCAGGCCTTCACCCAGAAATGCGACAAATGTCAGAGATTTGCCAACATTCCACAACTCCCGGCAGAACCATTGACGGCCATGATCAGTCCTTGGCCATTTGCCCAATGGGGACTGGATCTCATTGGACCGATGCCAGAGGGCAAGGGCCAAGTCAAATATGCAGTTGTGGCCgtagactacttcaccaaatgggcTGAGGCCGAAGCCTTGGCCACCATCACTGCGGCCCGCATCGAAACCTTTGTGTGGCAAAGTATT ggctgctggccagaactactccCGGAAGTACTCTGGTcctaccacaccaccttccaCACATCCACCGGTGAAACGCCGTTCTCCCTCTCATTTGGAACCGAGGCCGTGGCACCGGTAGAGATTGGCCAGCCCATATACCGAACCTCCACTTACGATGCCAAGGCCAATGACGAGCAGTTAGCCCTCAACCTCGACTTCATTGACGAGCTCTGTGACCAATCAAGCATCCGCAATGATGCGTACAAACAACGCATCGCCAAGTATTACGACTCCCGAGTCAAGCCCCGCGCTTTCAAAATAGGGGACTGGGTCATGCGCAAGGTTTCTTTGGCTACCAAAAATCCTACCGAAGGTACCCTCGGCCCTACATGGGAGGGTCCTTAtgagattatcaaaatctACCGCCCCGGCACTTATCAGCTTCGCGATCCCAGGGGGAAGATGCTGCCTCATCCCTGGAACGCTGATAACCTCAAGTACTACTACAAGTAA